A window from Chloroflexota bacterium encodes these proteins:
- a CDS encoding (2Fe-2S) ferredoxin domain-containing protein produces MPKRESRKRRKYHAASRGKGTSGETRDTPAELDTRIGDADSRPRRVFVCIGPSCSDQKSRGILTELKKQIERQDLTNRIHVYTATCLSHCLRAPVLQVYPEGTLYCNILPRDVRTIVTEHLEKGQTVDHFAFDPFATVRWNDEIDS; encoded by the coding sequence ATGCCGAAACGAGAATCGCGCAAGCGGAGAAAGTATCACGCAGCATCGAGAGGCAAAGGAACCTCGGGTGAGACGCGAGATACTCCTGCTGAACTCGATACAAGAATTGGGGACGCGGATAGTCGGCCACGGCGAGTCTTCGTGTGTATTGGCCCGTCCTGTTCCGACCAAAAGAGCCGCGGCATTTTGACCGAGCTTAAGAAACAGATCGAGCGACAAGACCTCACGAATCGCATACACGTATACACGGCGACGTGCCTCAGCCACTGCCTACGGGCGCCGGTTTTGCAAGTCTATCCCGAAGGAACGCTGTATTGCAACATCCTCCCGCGGGACGTGCGCACTATCGTGACCGAACACTTGGAAAAGGGACAGACGGTTGATCACTTTGCGTTTGATCCTTTCGCCACAGTTCGCTGGAACGATGAAATAGACTCTTGA
- the nadB gene encoding L-aspartate oxidase has protein sequence MQHSSAVEFGGKNIVSYDYIIIGSGIAGLYAAHYARQFGSALILTKGRLSQSNTRYAQGGVAAAVASDDSAALHWEDTMVAGAGLCDPEAVMAMASEGPACVRELMTLGVNFDTLHGEINLAIEGAHSVPRVLHARGDATGAEIESALSRYTRRSAVTIRENHLATKLLVQGQRCVGVEALNVRDGTFHTFRSRNVVLCSGGGGQLFAYTTNPSIATGDGVALAFQAGAGIADMEFFQFHPTALRKSGAPSFLISEAVRGAGAHLRNSCGERYMGRYHDRDELAPRDVVARAAVTEMARSKSGCVYLDMRHLDAEESRTHFPTIYSRCQRYGIDITSQLIPVAPAAHYMTGGVLTDLHGRTSLLGLYACGEVACSGVHGANRLASNSLLEALVFARRIVLDTQGVSVPEYGMPARDQPALAPNSHVRIPLPPVSTGRRRAGSSLPALKQLMWHNTGIVREERGLREAEGQLQEWLARTPVGRRRRQCEYRSSLVMGLLTTTAARLRTESRGAHYRQDYPESSDAWRHRIVIYPGT, from the coding sequence GTGCAGCATTCATCTGCAGTCGAATTTGGCGGTAAGAATATAGTTAGCTACGACTACATCATCATCGGCAGCGGTATTGCCGGACTCTACGCCGCGCACTACGCACGCCAATTTGGTTCCGCGCTGATCTTGACCAAGGGTCGATTGTCACAATCAAATACACGATATGCGCAGGGCGGGGTAGCGGCCGCAGTTGCCTCTGACGATAGCGCCGCACTGCACTGGGAAGACACTATGGTTGCCGGCGCGGGGTTGTGCGACCCGGAAGCCGTGATGGCAATGGCCTCCGAGGGCCCCGCCTGTGTCCGCGAGTTGATGACCCTTGGTGTAAACTTCGACACCTTGCATGGTGAGATCAACTTGGCTATAGAAGGGGCGCACTCCGTGCCCCGCGTGCTTCATGCGCGCGGTGACGCGACCGGCGCAGAGATCGAGAGTGCCCTCTCGCGCTATACGCGCCGCTCCGCGGTAACTATCCGCGAAAATCATCTCGCCACGAAATTGCTTGTGCAAGGCCAGCGCTGTGTCGGGGTCGAGGCGCTAAATGTGCGAGACGGCACATTCCACACATTTCGCTCCCGCAATGTCGTATTGTGCTCCGGTGGCGGCGGACAACTCTTCGCCTATACCACGAACCCAAGTATCGCTACGGGGGACGGCGTTGCGCTGGCGTTTCAGGCCGGTGCGGGCATTGCGGACATGGAGTTCTTTCAATTTCATCCCACCGCGTTGCGAAAATCGGGTGCGCCGTCGTTCTTGATCTCCGAGGCCGTGCGCGGCGCGGGAGCGCATCTGCGCAATAGCTGCGGTGAACGGTACATGGGCCGCTACCATGATCGTGACGAACTAGCTCCTCGCGACGTGGTCGCGCGTGCCGCCGTAACGGAGATGGCCCGTTCAAAGAGTGGCTGCGTCTACTTGGACATGCGGCACTTGGATGCAGAGGAATCGCGGACGCACTTTCCCACGATCTATTCACGTTGCCAACGGTATGGTATTGACATTACGTCCCAGCTCATTCCCGTAGCTCCAGCGGCCCACTACATGACGGGTGGGGTGCTCACCGATCTTCATGGACGGACATCATTGCTCGGCCTTTATGCGTGCGGGGAGGTTGCGTGCAGTGGTGTACATGGCGCTAATCGTCTGGCGAGCAACTCTCTGCTTGAAGCGTTAGTATTCGCGAGGCGTATTGTATTGGACACGCAAGGCGTGTCCGTACCGGAGTACGGTATGCCGGCAAGGGATCAGCCGGCACTCGCGCCGAACTCACACGTTCGCATCCCACTTCCCCCCGTGTCGACAGGCCGCAGGCGCGCAGGAAGTTCCCTGCCAGCGCTCAAGCAACTGATGTGGCACAATACGGGCATCGTGCGCGAGGAACGGGGCCTGCGAGAGGCGGAAGGCCAGTTGCAGGAATGGCTTGCGCGGACGCCGGTAGGCAGGAGGCGGCGTCAATGTGAATACCGCTCATCGTTGGTGATGGGACTGCTCACGACGACTGCAGCTCGCTTGCGAACAGAGAGCCGAGGTGCGCACTATCGCCAAGACTATCCCGAATCGAGTGATGCATGGCGCCATCGCATCGTAATCTATCCGGGCACGTGA
- the nadC gene encoding carboxylating nicotinate-nucleotide diphosphorylase encodes MNSAQLPISSDVIDDFVRRALAEDVGAGDVTTQALVPASQVGVAVAHAKQSGVLAGNPIAARVFTQLDHAVRATLLHADGECLKPGETFLRVEGPLQAILTGERVALNILRHLSGVATLTRAFVEAVAGTDATIVDTRKTTPGLRLLEKYAVRIGGGHNHRIGLFDGVLIKDNHIAACGSVTAAVRRARSSVHHLLKIQIEAKTLKQVAEALEAGADGILLDNMPPAKMAQAVARVRGKAFTEASGGITLESVRDAACAGVDLISVGMLTHSAAALDISLDIEG; translated from the coding sequence ATGAATAGTGCTCAATTGCCCATTTCATCAGATGTCATCGACGATTTCGTCCGGCGAGCCCTAGCAGAAGACGTAGGCGCAGGCGACGTTACAACACAAGCCCTTGTCCCTGCAAGCCAAGTAGGTGTGGCGGTCGCTCATGCCAAGCAATCCGGTGTACTGGCGGGAAATCCGATCGCCGCAAGGGTCTTCACTCAACTGGATCATGCCGTACGCGCAACATTGCTGCACGCGGACGGAGAATGCCTCAAGCCTGGTGAGACCTTCCTGCGTGTGGAGGGACCGTTGCAAGCAATTCTTACAGGCGAGCGTGTCGCCCTCAACATCCTCCGACACCTTTCGGGTGTGGCCACGTTGACGAGGGCTTTCGTCGAGGCTGTGGCAGGCACGGATGCCACTATTGTCGATACCCGCAAGACCACGCCAGGCCTGCGACTGCTGGAAAAGTACGCTGTTCGCATTGGCGGCGGCCATAACCATCGCATTGGTCTCTTTGACGGCGTACTCATCAAAGATAATCACATCGCCGCGTGCGGCTCAGTAACTGCGGCAGTGAGGAGAGCGCGGTCTTCAGTTCATCATCTGCTAAAGATTCAGATTGAGGCCAAGACCCTGAAGCAGGTTGCCGAGGCACTGGAGGCAGGTGCGGATGGCATCCTGCTCGACAACATGCCGCCCGCGAAGATGGCACAGGCGGTTGCACGAGTGCGGGGCAAAGCATTCACGGAGGCTTCAGGTGGCATTACGCTCGAGTCGGTGAGAGATGCGGCCTGCGCTGGTGTAGACCTCATCTCAGTGGGCATGCTTACGCATTCGGCAGCGGCATTGGATATTAGTCTTGATATTGAAGGATAG
- a CDS encoding methylated-DNA--[protein]-cysteine S-methyltransferase — protein MADAGEQWGWFAVAATATGICEATFGHENMLEAGKTLEERLGAPVGANDDAEHIAIAAEQELHAFFAGEGISFSVPVSLAGTAFQRAVWEETSAIAYGKLATYQEIARRIGKPQAYRAVGNALGQNPLPVFVPCHRVIASDGSYGGYTRGLPWKERLLALEGSVNLVQVK, from the coding sequence TTGGCAGACGCCGGAGAGCAGTGGGGATGGTTTGCGGTTGCGGCGACGGCTACGGGCATCTGCGAGGCGACATTTGGGCACGAAAACATGCTGGAAGCAGGTAAGACACTGGAAGAGCGACTTGGCGCGCCCGTTGGAGCCAATGACGACGCTGAGCATATTGCCATAGCCGCCGAGCAAGAACTACATGCGTTCTTCGCGGGGGAAGGAATTTCGTTCAGCGTACCCGTCTCCCTGGCCGGTACGGCGTTCCAACGGGCCGTGTGGGAAGAGACGAGCGCCATCGCGTACGGAAAGCTCGCGACCTATCAGGAAATAGCAAGACGAATCGGCAAGCCCCAGGCGTATCGGGCGGTTGGCAATGCGCTGGGACAGAATCCACTGCCCGTCTTTGTTCCCTGCCATCGCGTGATTGCGAGCGACGGCAGCTACGGGGGGTACACGCGCGGCCTGCCGTGGAAAGAACGTCTGCTAGCGCTTGAGGGATCGGTCAATTTGGTGCAAGTCAAGTAG
- a CDS encoding MoxR family ATPase, which translates to MEGIQDFAERVIENVERVIIGKHAEVELSLIALLCGGHVLVEDVPGVGKTSLAKAVARSIGCSFKRLQFTPDMLPSDITGVFIYNQKTNEFEFRPGPIMAQIVLADEINRATPKTQSALLEAMEEHNVTVEGQTFPLPKPFLVLATQNPIEYEGTFPLPEAQLDRFLMRIELGYPRRADEMTVLETQQRAQPLDEISQVVEVRELVEMQQRTREVYVDRLVREYIVELVNATRQHPDVYLGASPRGSLALDHTAQARATLMGRDYATPDDVKYMAVPTLAHRLIVSPGAGVRNTSTNDVVLELLESVPVPGARV; encoded by the coding sequence ATGGAAGGAATCCAAGACTTTGCTGAACGCGTGATCGAGAACGTCGAGAGAGTCATCATTGGTAAGCATGCGGAAGTAGAGCTATCCCTCATTGCCCTGCTCTGTGGGGGACATGTCCTGGTTGAAGACGTGCCCGGCGTGGGCAAGACCTCGCTCGCCAAAGCCGTAGCGCGCTCGATTGGGTGCAGCTTCAAGCGACTCCAATTCACTCCCGACATGTTGCCCAGCGACATTACCGGTGTCTTCATTTACAACCAAAAGACGAACGAATTCGAGTTTCGGCCGGGACCGATCATGGCGCAGATCGTGCTCGCAGACGAGATTAATCGCGCCACGCCAAAGACGCAGTCAGCATTGCTCGAAGCCATGGAGGAGCACAACGTCACGGTTGAAGGTCAGACCTTTCCCCTGCCAAAGCCCTTCCTCGTTCTGGCAACGCAGAACCCAATCGAGTACGAAGGCACCTTCCCCTTGCCTGAAGCGCAGCTCGACCGCTTTCTCATGCGCATTGAGCTTGGCTACCCTCGTCGGGCCGACGAGATGACCGTTCTCGAAACACAACAGCGTGCCCAACCGCTCGATGAAATTAGCCAGGTCGTGGAAGTGCGCGAATTGGTCGAAATGCAACAACGCACGCGGGAAGTGTATGTCGATCGCCTCGTGCGCGAGTACATCGTGGAACTCGTGAACGCGACCCGTCAGCATCCTGATGTGTACTTGGGCGCAAGTCCGCGTGGCAGTTTGGCGCTCGACCACACAGCTCAGGCGCGAGCGACCCTTATGGGACGCGATTACGCCACGCCGGACGACGTGAAATACATGGCTGTACCAACTCTCGCTCACCGCTTGATCGTCAGTCCCGGAGCGGGAGTACGGAATACGAGTACTAACGACGTTGTCCTGGAACTCTTGGAGTCCGTGCCGGTGCCCGGAGCCAGGGTGTAG
- a CDS encoding aldolase/citrate lyase family protein produces the protein MTVAQIGLRGRIARNETLYGVFVDAPTVSHVETLAIAGFDFVILDQEHGHINAESLVHLVSACDHFGIASLVRIPTLASWLIGPALDCGSSGVQVPFVSSAEEARTAVAAARFAPDGERGVHIFLRGGQYGALGAEGYFQVCNENQAVVLQVEGTRGVENLEAIAAVPGYDSIFIGPYDLSQSLGVAGQTGHPQVVDVIERTVNLCRQHGKVVGTFVNTPEDAAKWAKRGVKMVSVSCDTNIFYRACTDLRRAIDDAAEG, from the coding sequence GTGACCGTTGCGCAAATCGGACTGCGGGGTAGAATCGCGCGAAATGAAACACTCTATGGAGTCTTCGTAGATGCGCCTACCGTTTCGCATGTGGAGACCCTTGCCATCGCAGGATTTGATTTTGTCATTCTTGATCAGGAGCATGGCCACATCAACGCCGAGAGCCTCGTGCATCTCGTGAGCGCGTGCGATCACTTTGGCATTGCTTCCCTGGTTCGTATTCCCACGCTGGCATCCTGGCTGATTGGCCCGGCGCTCGATTGTGGTTCGTCCGGTGTGCAGGTGCCTTTTGTATCGAGTGCGGAAGAGGCAAGAACCGCGGTTGCTGCCGCTCGATTTGCGCCGGACGGGGAGCGTGGCGTGCACATCTTCCTGCGCGGCGGTCAGTACGGCGCGCTGGGTGCAGAGGGCTATTTTCAAGTTTGCAATGAGAATCAAGCCGTTGTGCTCCAGGTTGAAGGTACGCGCGGTGTGGAGAACCTGGAGGCTATTGCCGCGGTGCCGGGCTATGACTCGATTTTCATTGGACCGTACGATCTCTCTCAATCTCTCGGTGTAGCCGGCCAAACAGGTCATCCTCAGGTGGTCGACGTTATCGAGCGAACTGTGAACCTTTGCCGGCAGCACGGCAAGGTGGTCGGTACGTTCGTAAACACGCCGGAGGATGCGGCCAAATGGGCCAAGCGCGGCGTGAAGATGGTCTCCGTTTCCTGCGACACGAACATCTTCTATCGCGCTTGTACCGACCTGCGCCGCGCCATTGATGACGCTGCAGAAGGGTAG
- a CDS encoding MBL fold metallo-hydrolase — protein MRLMILGSGTPGLSATQYGSSYVASVGNENFMFDCGPATTYKLLKMGMAPAEIGYLFFTHHHYDHSADYPGFLLSRWDTGYGNVANLQVYGPNDTAQFTARLIDPDTGAFAPDIKARMNHPVSVQGFQQRGGVLPRTPPQVDVRNVGPGQVCRSDEWEVVCAATKHVQPWLNSLAYRLNSNDGSIVFTGDAGPGRSLIELAKDADTMVAMCHMARSQVREEERDSNLGTISAGRVAQEARVNRLVLVHHTRAIGAETLGYPAPGQAERVIAEVASQFSGEIILGREFMHVQL, from the coding sequence ATGCGATTGATGATATTGGGGTCAGGCACACCCGGCTTGAGCGCCACACAGTATGGCTCGTCATATGTGGCGAGCGTAGGCAATGAAAACTTCATGTTCGATTGCGGGCCGGCAACGACCTATAAACTACTCAAGATGGGAATGGCTCCTGCGGAGATCGGCTACCTCTTCTTCACCCATCATCATTACGATCACTCTGCAGACTATCCGGGATTTCTGCTCTCCCGCTGGGATACGGGTTACGGCAACGTAGCCAATTTACAAGTGTATGGCCCGAATGACACAGCGCAGTTTACGGCCCGGCTCATTGACCCCGATACCGGCGCATTTGCACCTGATATCAAGGCAAGAATGAACCATCCGGTGAGCGTACAGGGCTTTCAACAGCGCGGCGGAGTGCTGCCGCGCACGCCGCCCCAGGTAGATGTAAGGAATGTTGGGCCCGGACAGGTGTGCCGAAGCGACGAATGGGAGGTTGTCTGCGCCGCCACCAAGCACGTTCAGCCCTGGCTCAATTCGCTGGCTTACCGTCTCAACAGCAACGATGGCTCAATCGTCTTTACGGGCGATGCCGGACCGGGACGGAGCTTGATCGAGCTAGCCAAAGATGCAGACACCATGGTGGCCATGTGCCATATGGCTCGCTCGCAGGTGCGAGAGGAAGAGCGAGACTCGAATCTGGGGACGATCTCCGCAGGTCGCGTCGCTCAAGAAGCGCGAGTGAACCGCCTCGTCTTAGTGCATCATACACGTGCCATTGGCGCCGAAACTCTAGGTTATCCGGCGCCGGGGCAAGCGGAACGCGTTATCGCGGAAGTCGCCTCCCAGTTCAGCGGCGAAATCATTCTGGGCAGAGAGTTCATGCACGTGCAACTCTAA